In the Euphorbia lathyris chromosome 5, ddEupLath1.1, whole genome shotgun sequence genome, one interval contains:
- the LOC136228780 gene encoding uncharacterized protein, which translates to MHPSTHLKSLPPPPSDQPPQTFLDLITSVLSLLLISSLTVRSFIGRWQVIRTKLTSLQSSLSLLSDSPHWSQNPLLHTLLPSVLSTLQRLHSLSQQCGLSSFPAGKLLFQSDLDMASSALSNHLHDFDLLLKSGVLYQSNAIVLSHPGPSSGKDELAFFVRDLFTRLQIGGVEFKKKALDSLIQILNDDEKSASLVSKEANVGYLINLLDSNHQRLIQEQAVMAVSILASASDEARKIVFEEGGLGPLLRILDTGSMPLKEKAAIAVEAITADPENGWAISAYGGVAVLIEACRSGSEATRTHAVGAIRNVAAVEDIKMALAEEGAVPVLVHLLVSSTTTSSAHEKAAHCVAILASSGEYFRTLIIQERGVQRLMDLIQSLPNSNTIEHVLRAISSLSVLDSVARILSSSTLFLIRLADFIKQGSLILQQISVSLVASLTISDGNKRAISGCLGPLVKLMELPKPAGLQEAATVALVSLLTVRSNRKELVRDEKSVMKLVQMLEPKHELVVKKFPVMVVAALVSGGSGECRKRLLAAGAYQHLQNLAEMDVAGAKKALQRLAGNKLKKIFSRTWRE; encoded by the coding sequence ATGCATCCCTCTACCCACCTAAAATCACTACCGCCGCCGCCCTCCGATCAACCACCACAAACATTCCTCGACCTAATAACAAGTGTTCTCTCCCTCCTTCTCATTTCCTCTCTCACCGTCCGATCCTTCATCGGACGGTGGCAAGTCATCCGCACCAAACTCACCTCTCTTCAGTCTTCACTTTCTTTACTCTCTGATTCACCTCATTGGTCTCAAAACCCTCTCCTTCACACTCTCCTCCCTTCGGTCCTCTCTACTCTTCAACGTCTTCATTCTCTCTCTCAGCAATGCGGCCTCTCCTCTTTTCCTGCTGGTAAGCTTCTTTTTCAGAGCGACCTCGATATGGCTTCCTCTGCTCTTTCCAATCACCTCCATGACTTCGATTTGCTTCTAAAATCTGGAGTCCTCTATCAATCCAATGCTATCGTTCTCTCCCACCCTGGCCCCAGTTCAGGTAAAGATGAATTAGCCTTTTTTGTGCGGGATCTTTTCACCAGATTGCAAATCGGCGGTGTCGAGTTTAAAAAGAAAGCGTTAGATTCTCTTATTCAGATTCTGAACGACGACGAGAAATCTGCTAGTTTAGTTTCTAAAGAGGCGAATGTTGGTTATTTGATCAATTTGCTTGATTCGAACCATCAGCGTTTAATTCAAGAGCAAGCAGTGATGGCCGTTTCCATATTGGCTTCAGCAAGCGATGAAGCGAGAAAGATTGTATTCGAAGAAGGAGGATTGGGGCCTTTGTTGAGAATCCTGGACACAGGATCTATGCCTTTGAAAGAGAAAGCAGCAATTGCCGTTGAGGCAATCACTGCTGATCCAGAAAACGGGTGGGCGATTTCCGCATACGGAGGAGTTGCAGTGTTGATTGAAGCTTGTCGATCCGGATCGGAAGCGACACGGACACATGCGGTTGGTGCTATTAGGAATGTTGCGGCGGTGGAGGATATCAAGATGGCTTTAGCAGAGGAAGGCGCTGTACCAGTTCTAGTTCATTTACTTGTTTCAAGTACCACTACCAGCTCTGCTCATGAAAAGGCAGCACACTGTGTGGCAATACTGGCTTCCTCCGGTGAGTATTTTCGTACACTGATAATTCAAGAAAGGGGAGTACAGAGATTAATGGATTTGATACAAAGTTTGCCTAATTCAAATACAATAGAACACGTTTTACGTGCAATTAGTTCTCTATCCGTCTTAGATTCCGTAGCTCGGATTCTGTCATCATCAACCTTATTCCTCATCCGCCTGGCCGATTTTATAAAGCAAGGCAGCTTAATCCTGCAACAAATTTCAGTATCATTGGTCGCCAGTCTAACAATAAGCGACGGCAACAAACGAGCAATTTCCGGCTGCCTAGGTCCTTTGGTGAAGCTAATGGAGTTGCCCAAGCCAGCAGGTCTACAAGAGGCCGCCACAGTTGCTTTGGTTTCATTGTTGACAGTCCGATCAAATAGAAAAGAATTGGTGAGAGATGAGAAAAGCGTGATGAAATTAGTACAAATGTTGGAGCCAAAGCATGAGCTGGTGGTAAAGAAATTTCCGGTGATGGTAGTGGCGGCTTTAGTGAGTGGAGGAAGTGGAGAATGCAGGAAGAGGCTTTTGGCTGCAGGAGCTTACCAGCATTTGCAAAACCTAGCGGAGATGGATGTCGCCGGAGCTAAGAAGGCGTTGCAGAGACTTGCCGGTAATAAGCTGAAAAAAATATTCTCCAGGACTTGGAGGGAATAA